The Lolium perenne isolate Kyuss_39 chromosome 6, Kyuss_2.0, whole genome shotgun sequence genome segment CCTGGTTACGACTTAATTGAGCAAAACCAAAAATGTTCTGATGCCTCCGATTAAGGTGACCAAGATGAATGCCGAACTTCTAGGAGATCTGATGATGACGCACCCGCTTATTGCATCCTAGAAATAACTTGGGTGAGTTGGCACTTACTTCCCATACGGATGGTACCTGCTAGAACCACGACCACCTGCActcccgccaccagcagcacccCCTGCTCCCCCATAACTACCATACCCACCTGCAGCACCATAGCCACCTggggcaccaccaccaccataagCACCACCTCCATATGCACCACCACCATAGGCACCACCACCATAAGCACCACCGCCATAGGCACCGGCACCATATGCTCCATATGCACCATAAGCACCTCCGTACATAGAGCCACCATACCCACCACCATAGCCAGACCCAAATCCAGCATTGCCTCCATAGGCAGCGCCATAGCCTCCTCTACCATAACCATATCCTGTGCTATCGTAGTAACTTCCAGCAGCAGCAGATCGATGGGCACCACCATAGCCATAGCCACTAGCactgccaccaccaccgccgctatTACCACCACCAGCAGCAGCTCCACCACTACGGTAAGAACTACGGTAACCACCACCTGCATGACTAGATCTCGCATTACTACTGTGATCACCTCCATGTTTCTTTGGTTCAGCCTTCTTTATTTCAACCTGAATAGAAAATTACTTGAAATGTCAACATCTTCGTCAAGCTAACAGCTCAACCCGAGTACACAGCATAGTAGAATCTTATATTGGTGTACACACCCAGATAAGTTTCTAATCCATTTGCGGAAAGAAAATGTGAATTAATGCATAAATAAAAAACTCTATATCAGAACACATGCAATAGAGTGGCAGCAATCACAACAAGCTACAATCAGTAGCTTCAAAAATATATCCTAAGCTCCAGTCACAGTTTTGGACTGAACAGTTGGATACAAAAATCTTCATTTGGTATATAATTCACTTGTTCTTATATATTGAACAAATGGACATTTAATAACTTTTACTATCCTTAGCTTTTATGTTTGTTACCAAGTTGCCCGTGTTCGTAAAGGACGACTTATTAGCACGATAATGTAAGTCTACAGATCAAAGATGTTTGAAAACAGGAGAAGATTCAGACCTGCTTCCCGCCAAGATCACGCATTCTTCCCTCTGATATGACCCTTTCAACAGAATCCTCACTTTCGAAGGTGACAAAGCCAAAACCTCTTGAGCGCCCAGTGCTGTGATCCACCATTATCTGGTGTTCAGCCACCTTACCATATGAGGAAAAGTGATCCCTCAAATCATCTGAAATTGCATTGcttatcagtttttatcaaaaccAAAGTGAGTTCAAGGTCAGTTATTTGTAACAACTAGTTACCTTCAGTTAGTGTTGATGGTAGCCCACCAACAAAGATCTTTCTTGTCTTGGGGCCATCTTTTGTGGACATTTCTTCCCTCGGGACCGTCCTTTTTACTTCAACCTGAATAGCTCATAAATTGAGAGAGATCCAGAGAAGCCGAACAATTTAATTTAATTATCGTGCAACTGTGCAACTAAGAGTGAACTGTACACTGAGGTCACACGTAAGGGCCAATCTAAATTAAGATATCCTACCGTTCTTCCATCTATATTGTGTTCATCCTCCAAAACCTTGTCTATTACAGATGGATCAGAAAATGTAACAAATCCAAATCCACGAGGCATCTTAGTATGCTTGTCCTTCATAATTACAGAATCAGTTATAGCCCCGTACTTCCCAAAATGCTTGGAGAATGATTCTACATACAAACAGATAAACCATACACAATTGTCAATCGGGGAAAGAAGAATAAACTAGATTGCTAAACATAAATCAGACTGGAAACCAGGGAGTATTGAAGAATTTGCGGTGTTTGTAATAAGGCAGAATCATTCCACATAAAAGCAGCCGGCGTAGCTAACCCACTCAGGAAAGAACACCAATAGATAAATACAGCAACACTAAGTAATCCATTCCCCGAAAAACACATTCTCATTTCTACTTTAATTTTAGACAAAACTATTAGAATTTTATTGCATGAACCAGGTGCATAATACAGCATTCAAAGGAAACTGAAGATCTACTCCGCCGAAAAGAAGAGTGAATATGTGTAAGACAATTGACAAAACGATAGGGAGGGATGAAAAGATGATACAGTGTTGATCTTACACAAGTATCAtttatacaaaaatatatatgtcTGCTATCAGTAACAAAATTAGCTTAATGCAGTATGCAGATAGATACTGTTAATTGTGCTGATCATATAATGTACCCACGTTCTTATACCGAACATAGTAAAatatgatgataataataataatgacataaatggATCAGCAAAttgttaccaaaaag includes the following:
- the LOC127307782 gene encoding uncharacterized protein; this encodes MAGYPEDNQHAMNGYEEVEEVEEVDEEEGHQGRRGRRDGGDGLGNYGDAGGDDGRAGGGDSSGKIFVGGVAWETTEESFSKHFGKYGAITDSVIMKDKHTKMPRGFGFVTFSDPSVIDKVLEDEHNIDGRTVEVKRTVPREEMSTKDGPKTRKIFVGGLPSTLTEDDLRDHFSSYGKVAEHQIMVDHSTGRSRGFGFVTFESEDSVERVISEGRMRDLGGKQVEIKKAEPKKHGGDHSSNARSSHAGGGYRSSYRSGGAAAGGGNSGGGGGSASGYGYGGAHRSAAAGSYYDSTGYGYGRGGYGAAYGGNAGFGSGYGGGYGGSMYGGAYGAYGAYGAGAYGGGAYGGGAYGGGAYGGGAYGGGGAPGGYGAAGGYGSYGGAGGAAGGGSAGGRGSSRYHPYGK